From Pseudomonas sp. stari2, a single genomic window includes:
- the murU gene encoding N-acetylmuramate alpha-1-phosphate uridylyltransferase MurU yields the protein MKAMILAAGKGERMRPLTLTTPKPLVRAGGVPLIEYHLRALAAAGFSEIVINHAWLGQQIEDYLGDGSQFGLSIRYSPEGEPLETGGGIFRALPLLGDEAFLVVNGDIWTDYDFSVLHQPISGLAHLVLADNPAHHPTGDFSLIGDQVQDGQPDSPTLTYSGIAVLHPQLFDGCTDGAFKLAPLLRKAMANGQVSGERLKGHWVDVGTHERLAEAETLIEASR from the coding sequence ATGAAGGCAATGATTCTGGCGGCCGGCAAAGGCGAGCGCATGCGTCCGCTGACCCTGACCACCCCGAAACCTTTAGTGCGCGCTGGCGGCGTACCGTTGATCGAGTATCACCTGCGTGCCCTGGCTGCGGCGGGTTTCAGCGAAATCGTGATCAACCATGCCTGGCTCGGTCAGCAGATCGAAGATTACCTGGGCGACGGTTCGCAATTCGGCCTGAGCATCCGTTACTCGCCCGAAGGCGAGCCGCTTGAAACCGGTGGCGGTATCTTCCGCGCCTTGCCTTTGCTCGGCGACGAAGCGTTTCTGGTGGTCAACGGTGACATCTGGACCGATTACGACTTCAGCGTGCTGCACCAGCCGATCAGCGGGCTGGCGCATCTGGTGCTGGCTGATAACCCGGCCCATCACCCGACCGGCGACTTCAGCCTGATCGGTGATCAGGTACAGGACGGCCAACCGGACTCGCCGACCCTGACCTACAGCGGCATCGCCGTGCTGCATCCGCAACTGTTCGACGGCTGCACGGACGGCGCCTTCAAACTGGCACCGTTGCTGCGCAAAGCCATGGCGAACGGGCAGGTGAGCGGTGAGCGACTGAAAGGCCACTGGGTCGATGTCGGTACGCACGAGCGTCTGGCTGAAGCCGAAACCTTGATAGAAGCGAGTCGCTGA
- a CDS encoding aminoglycoside phosphotransferase family protein: MPDQDVRLQHLKVWLDEQLATLFAEQGWGAVPPATLTAASSDASFRRYFRWEGAGRSFVVMDAPPPQENCKPFVDIAFLLAKSGINVPKIYAEDLERGFLLLNDLGNKTYLDVINGKNADALFSDALQALLAFQQLPMVAPLPSYDVALLRRELELFPEWYVKRELGVEFDATQQQQWQQVSELLIDSALAQPKVLVHRDYMPRNLMLSEPNPGVLDFQDAVYGPVTYDVTCLFKDAFLSWPEERVRGWLESYWQQATALNIPVQPDFEDFLRASDLMGVQRHLKVIGIFARICHRDGKPRYLADVPRFFSYIEAVIARRPELSQLQALLASLRGGATA; this comes from the coding sequence ATGCCTGACCAAGATGTACGCTTGCAACACCTGAAAGTTTGGCTCGATGAACAGTTGGCGACCCTTTTTGCCGAGCAGGGCTGGGGTGCCGTACCCCCGGCCACGTTGACTGCGGCCAGCAGCGACGCGAGTTTCCGCCGTTATTTCCGTTGGGAAGGTGCCGGTCGCAGTTTCGTCGTGATGGACGCGCCGCCCCCCCAGGAAAACTGCAAACCGTTCGTGGATATCGCCTTTTTGCTGGCGAAATCCGGTATCAACGTGCCGAAAATTTATGCAGAAGACCTCGAACGCGGATTTCTTTTGCTCAATGACCTGGGCAACAAGACCTATCTCGACGTGATCAATGGCAAAAATGCCGACGCATTGTTCAGCGATGCCTTGCAGGCGCTGTTGGCTTTTCAGCAGTTGCCGATGGTGGCACCGCTGCCGAGCTATGACGTCGCGCTGTTGCGTCGCGAACTGGAACTGTTCCCAGAGTGGTACGTGAAGCGCGAACTGGGCGTGGAGTTCGACGCCACGCAACAGCAGCAATGGCAGCAGGTCAGCGAGTTGCTGATCGACAGCGCGCTGGCCCAGCCAAAAGTGCTGGTGCACCGCGACTACATGCCGCGCAACCTGATGCTCAGCGAACCGAACCCCGGCGTGCTGGATTTCCAGGACGCGGTGTACGGGCCGGTGACTTACGACGTGACATGCCTGTTCAAGGACGCCTTCCTCAGTTGGCCTGAAGAGCGTGTGCGCGGCTGGCTGGAAAGCTACTGGCAGCAGGCGACAGCGTTAAATATCCCCGTGCAGCCGGACTTCGAAGACTTTCTGCGCGCCAGCGACCTGATGGGCGTGCAGCGTCACCTGAAAGTTATCGGTATCTTCGCCCGCATCTGCCACCGCGATGGCAAACCTCGCTACCTCGCCGATGTGCCGCGCTTCTTCTCTTATATAGAAGCGGTGATCGCGCGCCGTCCCGAGTTGTCACAGCTGCAAGCGCTGCTGGCCAGCCTGCGTGGTGGAGCGACTGCATGA